The stretch of DNA AAGGGCGGTGACTGGAGCAGGGGCTAGCGGATCCCTCACAACTGCATCACTGACAAGCCCGGCAATTTGAATGCTACGACCTTCAATCCCCTCGGAAATCGGAGCCACAGCAGCATCCGCCAAAGCAAGGCCGGTCACAATGTCCCGTTCCGGCGTCTCCTGTCTCGTCACCTGTGTATTAACATTGGGAGCTTGTTCTTCAATGTCAGGCAGATCGGGTTCCGCGACCTCGGCGGTAGCAGACAGCATGTTCGAGCCATACTCGTCGAAATCAACGATCTCATCATAGCCAGGAATACGCCGAGGGTTAGCCGCAACACGCTCAGCAGTCGGAGTCACCACGTACCCGTCATTAACAAGCGGGGTGATCTCAATGCCATCCACAACATTATCCCAAAAAGCCGAGCCGTCAGTGACAAATTGGACCGTCTTAGCGGGAATTGGGCAACCCTCAGCCACAAGATCTTCGACCTGCTTTAAGATACTATTCGCCTGAGCCTTCATCATCATTGGATTAAAAGCCCGCCTCACATCCCAGATATGCTGACGATTTTGGTCCGACCGATCGCGATAAAAATCCCTCACCTCGCGACGTATCTCCTCGGCTCTCTTCTCGACCGCAGCCTTCAGTTGATGATCAAATTCTTCAGCAGCCCGTCGTACGGAAGTTTCCAGGCGAGTANCAGGCAAATTTTTCGAGGAAGAACGGTCCTTTTCAACTGTGAGGTCGATAGGAGCGATGTCCTTATCCCGCCGAGCAGCCTCACTGATTTTCCCCTTGTCCCGCGAAGATTTGTTACCATCCGAGGATCGGCTACCCAAGGCACCCCCAACGCGAGAACCCTGAATGGACGATTGGTCAACCAGACTCTTCTTTAGAGCCAACTGCAGCTCCTTCTCTTCTGCggcattcttcttcttcgagaccGGCTTGCTGGAGTATTTGGGAACACCCAGTTTTACCATCCTTGCTCGACTCACACCTCCTATCATCATAAACCAAGATCctcaataaaatataaatgataaacTGGTTGAACAAATACCGGCAAGCACAACAAAACAATACCTTTTGATGGCTTCCTGCCCCTAGTTTGGTCTAGTTGCGGAATAGTCCTCCAGTCAAGAACCGTTTGCCTCCTTAGAAGGTCGCGAACCTCAAAGAAGTCAGGAGTCGGCGGGTCAGCAGACTTATCAACCAAGTatgaaaatcaacaaaaacaaaggcaGTTAGCAACCAACAATCggagcaaaagaaaaaggataagGGTCGCCCAAGAAACTACCAGGGGAAAAATTCCATTCAGTTTTAAAACCTATCGACACATCCTCTACCAAAGCATCATCAACCTTAGCATAGAAGTATCTGTTTCAGCCAGGTATGGGTTTTTGATGGCGGATGATCCATCAGCTTATATCCAGGCGTAGCACTAGCATACCAAATACCGTTAAAACCCTTCTGCCTAGTAAAACGCATCATATCCTCAACAAAGTAGGCAGTCAATTTGACCCCGCATTGGTCAGCGAGGTGTTTAAGGCCGACCATATTACGAATAGTATGGACGGTAAGCTGTGTGACAGCGATCTGGCGGCGCCAACAATACTCCATCAGGAAGGTTGGAATCGGAAAGCGGAGACCTCCCTTAGTAAAGAATGGCTCGTACAAACTAATAAACCCGTCAGGGCACTTAAATACACGCTCCTCAGGAGTCGGACATACAACAGAAACACGCCGGGGAGAATTACAAAAGTCAATCATCGCACAGAGAGAATCGGCATCGCAAAGTGACTCTCCGAAGTCAAAAGGTGCATCCGGATAATCAATCCCTTCACCGATCTCCATCTCGTCATCAAGAGAGATATTATTGGATGAATGACCAGATCTGGCTTCATCGCGAGAGCAAGGCGAATCAGGGCAACCAATTCTATCAGGACTAGGGTTATCCGCCTCTGGTTTGACTGGAATTCCGGAAGATACGAGGAATCCCAGACCAACTTTAGGTATCGGAGAACGACCCAACGATTCCACTCTCCTGCTTCGCCTACGAAGCCTAGACGAGCCCGCCGAAACTCCGGAATCGGACGAATCGGCAGCCTGCACCGACGGACCAGCCTCGGAGGAACCGGTAGGCGAACGCTCGTTCAAAAACTCCTCACAAGAACCCGACATCGAATTCGAATCGataattacaacaacaaacccGATTGGGAGCAAGTATAAACTACGCTAAAAACCTAAAAGATAACTAAGGAAGAATAAAAGAGTAAGGTTCtaacgaaagagaaagaagggTTACCTCGACTTTTGCGGCTGGAGAAGAACTGAAGAGGGCACCCTAAAAAAGTCTCCTTTTATAAGTGGCGGAAAAAGAAACCCTTAAAGTGGCAATGAGCACGAAACGACGCAACCCTAGGAAATGACGTTCCAGCTTTCCTCTCCTCGACAGAATATGAGAGATCGGGCCAACGTTTTGATAATGAGCCAGACTTAATATTTCCCGAACAAGCTCATTGGCCCAGGGCTGACCACAATGAACTAAGGGGGGGAcaattgttggatatgggtttcaccCAGCCTTAACAGGCTTTCCTACAGGCCCACTATCGAAACAATCACCCCAAAATCCAGGAAGGCAGGACGACTAAAACCCACATGTCGGGCCGACAAAGCTCTTGGAAGGCCCAATTAGGACGGACAGCCCAATGAGTGACGGCCCGAATAAGAACGATCACCGACTTTACCTGAGGACAATCCCACATCGATCCCGAGGCAGAGAGGTGAAGCGTCCCATCAGCTATAAGTACCGAGGGAGCAGTTTGCAGAAGGCATCAAGTAACATCGGGCAAGAGTCAGGAGTAAATCCGATTCTAAGCTATAGTTCAATTAGTCATTTTGAGAATACAGTTCTCTGTAATTCGCCGAACGGCTTATAACGGTTGCATTGTAATTCAACGATCTTTGACTATCTTAATAAAGTCCTTTGTTTCGCCCTTCTTTTATATTACCCCCGAGTTAGTAGCTATACTAGTTCAACACCCGAGGAGGTGTGGATAGAGATTCTGGCTAGATTACCAGCAAATTCGGTGATGAGGTTCAAGTGCGTGTCAAAGCACTGGTCATCCCTCATCTCCTCCCGATATTTCACCAACCTTTTCTTCCAAGTGTCATCACCGAAGCGAGAACCGCGTGTGTTCATGTTTCTTTCAGACAATGAACACCTTTGTGCGTTGCTCTCTAATAATACTAACTTCGTATCAGACTCTTACCCTCACCTCAACCAAGATCTGACCTTGCCGGGAATGGGAGGCTGCTTTGTAAACGCACTTCGTGGCTTAATGTGTTTCAGAGTCGGGCGAGAGGTACGGATCTGTAATCTCACCACCAGGCAGTTCGTGGACTTGCCCCGAGTGAAATCTAACATTTTAGATGAAGCTGGAGGCGAGTTCTGTATGTGGAACTATTTTGGGCACGACTCTGTTCACGATGAGTACAAAGTGCTCAGCACAGTTTGTGAGGTGAGTAAAGAAGAGACATTAGTGAGATTCGAGCATCAGGTGTTGGTACTTGGTCCTGGAGCCTATTGGAGAAGCACTCGAAGCAggattcctcctcctcctcatcgtccTTACTCACAAGGTATCTCCATCAACGGTGTCTTGTATTATGGAGCTTGGATTGACAAGAACACATGTGTGCTCATGAGTTTTGACTTGACTTATGAGGAGTTCAGTTTGATTGAATTACCCATTGAGGCTAGCATCGTCTGGCATGCCGAGTCGCGCTAATCTCATGATCTACGGTGGTAAAGTAGCTGTTTTCGAGTATTCACGTCTCATGACTGAATGTATTCTAGACCTGTGGGTGGTTGAGGATGCAGGGAAGAGTAAATGGTCGCATAAGGCTTTTGTTTTGCCTAGTCACCAGCTTATGCAATGCCTCCGTTTTGATGTATTGTTGATGCACAATACCAGTCGCAGCAGAGAGCTCAGGTTGTCTGGGACAAGCATTGATAGAACTGAAGTATCATCAATACATGCTATCTACGATTTAAAAAAGAACGGTGTATCAAGAGGGGCTGTTATAGGGGCACTACACCCCAAATTCTCTGGAACCCGCCTGTCTTTGCATACCACTCTTTGGGATGACGTTGAGAGCATCATTTGTTTGAAAACCTTAAACTAATTTcagcttcttttcttttttcttttgtttatctttctTGAAACTATATTTACTTTCTATTCAACATATTAAGCACATAACTAATTATTATGTGGTCAAGCTCATCCTTTAGATGTCTCAAACAGAAATTTGTAATTCCATTTGTCTCTGGTCATCTTATACTATGAATTACTCATGCAAGTAATATTCTTCATTGAGTCATTGGAAACCTCTGTTTGCGTTCTGACTTTGGTGTCCAGTAATCAAGCTTAGGAGGCTCAAGTACTATTTAGTGTCTATGCATAATAAATCTGAGCCCACGAGCTTCACTCTGAATTCGagaacaatgtttttttcaaaGATGAAGTATCTTGTCAAGTgtaacacaaatattttttttcacaagacttatatttatttgttgtaaGATGATACTCCATATTTAATTACTTTCAAAGTAGagcaattgtcataaataccactaaaataaatttttgtttcaaaaataccacaatttagttttttcctaaaaataccacaatttagttttttcccaaaaataccattaaaatatttttttttctaaaaataccacataataaaactaaagttttaatattaaaaactaatttataaattctaaatactaaaccatacccctaaaaactataccctaaaactaaacatgtcaacccaaacctaaaaaaatattctacatccttaaaaattaaattttgtgtttgtggtaattttagaaaaaaaaaactttaaaaaaattttagtgGTATCTAAAGGAATTTCTCTTTAAAGTAActctattaatttttagttttacccaaaaaaaaaatattaatagtaaatttataggaaaataatttcgaaaaaatcgttgataataaataaaatatatcttatccactctctctttctcctcgcGAAGTCTCACAAACCCCTTTTGAAAAATGATATCAGCTTATTGTTCCTCCGCCGTGGCTGTATCCGCCGCAGCCACCGCCTCTTCCTTTAACCCGTTATTCACCTCCCACTCCAATCTCCGACTCTTTTATCGCTTCACACCTAAATCCTTCAAACTCGTTGCTAATTTCCCTAATCGGCTAATCCTCCATTCGAATACCCGTCGCCACCGCTTCTTCTGCACCGCCGATACCGAAGCTAACTCAGCCGAGAGCGAAATCGAAGCTTCActagaagaagacgacgacgacgtagaagatgaaggagaagaagaagtagaggacGAAGAAGACGCAGATGAGAAACAGACCACGGAAGCGAGTGTTGAAGAAGGAAGGCTTTACGTTGGGAACTTACCTTACACAATCACTTCCTCTGAGCTCTCTCAGATTTTTGGAGAAGCTGGCAATGTCGTCGATGTTCAGGTTTCATGAGATTTTTATCAAAGTATCGATTTGATTTGGAGAGAGTTAAGTTAAGCTAAAAAGATTGTGTTCTTTGTTGCACAGATTGTTTATGATAAAGTCACTGATAGAAGCAGAGGATTTGGATTTGTAACAATGGGAACCATTGAAGAAGCTAAAGAAGCTATTCAGATGTTTAACACTTCTGTAAGTTCTCATAATTTTTGATCAAAGATGGTTCAGCTTCTGAAGAATGTTTCTGATCTCTTGTGTATGTTTGTAGCAAATTGGTGGTAGAACGGTGAAAGTAAACTTCCCGGAGGTGCCAAGAggtggagagagagaagtaaTGAGAACCAAAATCCGTGATAATAACCGGAGTTATGTAGATAGTCCTCACAAGATCTATGCAAGAAACCTTGGCTGGAACTTAACTTCACAGGGTCTTAAAGATGCGTTTGGTGATCAACCTGGTGTGCTTGGTGCTAAAGTTATCTATGAAAGAAACACTGGGAGGTCTCGAGGATTTGGTTTCATCTCTTTTGAGTCAGGGGAAGATGTTCAGTCTGCTTTGGCTACCATGAATGGAGTTGtaaggcttcttcttctccttccttgtTTGGTTGGTTGGGTGATTTGGGTTTGAGGCTCACtagtatttttggttttggtttggttttttaggAAGTTGAAGGACGAGCGCTGAGGCTAAATTTGGCTTCAGAGAGACAGAAGCCCACTGTGTCTCCTCCTACTGTAGAAGAAGGAGTAACTGAAGAGGCCAGTCTAGAGAGTAGTGAGGTGCTTACAAACGTCAGTACATGAAGAAGCAACAGCACAATAGATTCCGGATAAGTTTCAGACTGATCAGCAGGAGGTCCAAAAGCGAaaattttgttgtctttttatAAATGTATTGTTGTGTTCtactaagaagaagacaatatATGAGATAGAAAACAAGAGACCATTTGTTGTAATGCGTTTAAATCCATAAATAGTGTAATGTAACGACATATCTTGATTCCAGTAAACTTCAAATTTCTGTCATGAATACTGCTAGTCAGTCTCGTTGTTCCCGGAAAGTATAGCATCTGCAGCAGCATCCAAATCCTGAGGGAAGAAGACCCTGCAGAAATATTGACAAGCCATCAGGACAAAACCATTTACATAAGAACAGTTCTTCATTCTCTGTGACCAAATCATGTGAAACTGAAATAGAGAGAACATGCCTGCAAGTGTTGTGGTACAAGGTTGAGCTAACTTGACTTATATCACCAAGTCCTTTATAGCCAGCCACTACCTCAAGAACTTGCCTGGAGATGAAAATGAGTGTCTAAGAAGTGTGCCAGAGActgaataatattttaaagatttggcAAGGGTTTTTTCAAAGCTTCACTCACCGAACTAAACAAGGCTCGTTACGGCCTTTGACAAGGGATTCTTGATCatacttctctttcttcttggaAGGCCAAGTCGATTTTACAAACTTCATTCCGGCGTGTGTGTTTTTGATGTCACAATATGGCGAGTCTGTTTCGATCATCATCCTCTCTACTGGTATTCCTTTCATTACATCAAGATTCTCAGCTGTTTTCAACGAGCCCCCGTTCACACCTGCCAATAGAATCACATCAGCAAAACAGAAGACCAGAACAGTAATTCAGATATTCTGAACAAATGTGGTCCTTTAAAAGCCAAGAAGAGCTTAAGCCTAAAAGGCATAGTTTTTAATGGAAAATGGTGGAAGTCATTACCAAGGTACATTTGATCGAAAGAAAGAAGCTTGTCGCGGTCCAGTGCACTACCAGTAAATGAATGTGCAACTCCTCCACTGAACCTATAGTAAATCATGGACTATAGATTAAGATGACTAAAAAATGCAATCCAGGAAGGTTATCTAAACCCAACTCGTGAAAACATTAGCCTGGCGAGTTCACCtgtctttgtttctctcaacaATTTCACAGAAATCTTCAGCAGCTGCTCGCATGTGTAGGAACATTGGTAACTTTGTAGCATATGCTAGTTCAAATTGCTTCTCAAAATACCTTTCTCAacgaagaaaacattgaatattttgtaaatagagaaagaaaagaaaacaatcaaatatGCGATAGATACAATTTTGATGATCAAACTCACTTCTTCTGTATATCAACAGGGCAGAACTGAAGCCTATCATAATCTAATCCACATTCACCAATTGCTACCACCTAAATTAATCATAAAGAACAAGAGTGTTCTGTTAAATGTTAATGGTTTACGATAGCGATATGAAACCTAATCTATTTGAAGTATCTACTAAGATTAGAAGAAGTAGCACCTTCCCTTTTTGCATCCCTTCTTTGGCTAATGAAAAAAGATCCTGGTAATGCTTTTCTGGATCACCGCTCTCTTCAAACTCCTGATGGACAAACAAAAGGATGACAATGAAGAACCAAACAGAAGACTCGAGTTTAGATTACAAGAAActcttttgagttttaaaaacaacaacaacaaaagaaactgaCATTGCATCTAGTTGGATGAACACCAACAGTGCAAAACAGCCTACCTGCAAAAATGTACATCCACAATCATAATCTtctaaaagactaaaactttctgagagaaacaaaaaaaaaaaacaaacaaaccatcaGTTTCTGCAATTGCAAGAGCTTCCCTTGATTCTTCCAGTGACCCACCAGTCACCTATTCAAGAGAAATTGGAATATGTAATTACTGAATACTACCATTACTAAATCATTCAAACACAAAAGAGATCAATGAGAGTGACTCAACTATGATTCTATCGACTCCAGCAGACCAAGCCCGGTTCAAGACAGTGGCAATATCCGGAACATGACAGTTCTTGCCATGGTAAAGTCCCTTGAACATCCCATCTATTTCAATTAgaccccaaaaaaataataaaatcatattgttCAGTACTATAATTTGATAAGAGAAGATTATGATCACAAAGTGTTTGTGGAAATGCCTCAACTAACCTGTGAAGTTAACGGCTATGTCTGATCTTACACAAACACATCAGAacgacaaagaaacaaaagataagttACAACAGAATCTTCCTACATtagaaagaagagaatcaaacGATGAAGTGCTTCCCGAGTTTTGACTTGCCTATCATCTTCAACGACGCCATtgcgaaagagaaagagagacaatgGCACAACGCAACACAGCAcagcctttttttttaattcttgtatTACTAATGGGCTTGTCCTGCGGCCCATTTGTTTAAGTCAATTTTGCTTGATATAAGCACGGTCAAATTAAACTTTAGCTGATtgtggaatgtgaatgatcataaTGACattaatagaaattttttttttttttttttttttttgacaacaataaaTTAGCTCAAAAGAGCCAATTGGCATTAACAGAAAATTTCATTATTGTCTttcgtaattaaaaaaaaaaaaaaatgtcctgATCGCATTATATACaaagtttaaccaaaaaaaaaaaaacatttcaaaagataataaaattagaaagaaaaaacaatctcaaaagtcaaaacatagATAGGCCAATGCATAGACCGAGAGAACCTATATAGCTCATAAAAAAGATTTAGCGAAGTAGCCGCCGGTTCACAGACGGAGGTGGCGGTGGCAGAGCTTGAACCGGAGTAGCTTGACGAGGCGAACCTCCACCACCCCCACCATCACTCTCCCAAGGCCTAACAGTAAACACCACAACTAGAACCACAATCATAATCAAAAGCAAAATGGCACAGCAAGTCCACTTGCGCGTATTCTTCTGATAAAACCGTGCCTTGACAAGCTTGTCAGCACCGGACCTAACAAGCGAGTTAGCTCGTTTGACATTCCCTTCAATATCATCGAGCTGTTCACCCTGGTGAACAACCAACACAGCCATGTCGAGAAACACCTGGTGCAACTCGTTCAAGCTCTTCTCAATGTCTTTCACCGCGTCATGCCTCTCTTGTATCTCGTTGATAGTGTCCAAAATCCTACCACGACCTTGTTCTTGTATCGCTTTTTGCAAAAATGTTTCACTCTctcctacaattttttttattacacaatttatctcatcaatatcatgaaatataaattaaccaaaataatcgCAATAATTATAAGAGACTAAACctcaaaaaaataacaatatcaaGATAAATTAACAACTTGCGCTATATTCGTGCTCTTTAACgtttagaatttaaaatttgaaattaaacaaaaaatatttttttatagaaattattacCTGTGGAGATGAGGCGATCGACGGTAGCTTCGTCGGGATTTTCTCCGGTGACGGTGAAGTACATTCTCATAATAGTCTCTCTGTACTCAGTCGAGATCGTCTCTCTCACTCGATTAAAATTTTCCATAGCATCTTTAAGCTTCTTCCTCAACCCGTTAACCACCGAAGTCCTTTGCCGGTCAGACGACGAACCCGGTCCACACTCCGGTAAACCCCGGTTCACTTCATTAGCCCGATCCAAAGCCTCGAGGTTCCCTTTCACGCGCGTCGCAGTCTTAAGCGCAGCAGACACGTCAGCGTCCATCTTCCCCTTTAACTCCTTCACGGCCTTAGCGTTATGAAGCGTCTTGCTCTGCTCGTGGCTCGATCGGAGGTTGTGACAGAGACGATCGAGCTCTTTGAGGTCCTCGTTTACTTCCTCTACGTCGTGGTAGAACTTGTCGAGATTGTTCCCACCGTGACCGGTTCCGCCGGCGGAGTTTTTCGTCTTTGGCATCTCGATGCTGTGTGAGTGCGGCGGCGATGAATCGTTGGCGACGGAACTTTTGAACGAGCGGGAGAGAAGATCGTTCATGGCTAAAGAAGATCTTAGGTTAAGGAAAATTCAAAAGGagttgagaaaaaagaaagatctttGATCAAAATCTTGTTTGTTACGTGTTATATAGGGTTTATTACCGAACATGTTTAGAAAAGTCCGATTGAAAACGCGGTTTTGAAATTAGGGGTTGCTGCTTTTGTCAATAAAGTTTACCTAACCGGGTTTTTTCTTGTGATTGAACCGAAACACGTTTCTTTATAACGAATCCATTTAACTAAACCATTTAGTTGGTTTAACTAAACCACGTCGGGTACCAGAAATTTTAATGTGTGCTGACTCGGTCAAATTTCACGACCTAGTCTCACAATAAAATACAGTTCTTGATAGTGCTGGGCACGGGACGGGTACCCTTAAATTTTCTCAGACCCTTAACTCGTTCCGATCCTAACgggtaacagaaaaaatttactCATACTCGACCCTTAAATAATGGGTACCCGGAAAAACGGCTCGTACCCTAGttctttgatgttgttgttgctgcaaaTTCTTAGTTGGTGGGTTTGGGATTGTTTAAACCAAACAGTTTGGTTAGCTTAATTGAATAGCTGAACTTAAACCGGACCAGAACTTTCCAGGATAAAGCTATGAATGTGAtgtatatattgaaaattaagGCAAAGTCGAAGATATTAGAAATTCAGATTAGTAGTAATAGTCGCCGAAGACAATTAAGACGGATGTTTGAATTCGTCGATGTCcatttgttaatttataatgCTAATACATTAGTTAATGACATGTTTCTTGTGGTGAATTGATTGGATAATTATAGTCTTTTTTGTCCATCCATTTGGtagtttcttaatttctttatcttttctccattttttctaTGAAGTATATACAGTAGTTGAAACTTTAAAGGTTGGAAAAAGTTAAAGTAAACAGGTAAAACTGAACTCAAACATACCTATTTAAGTAGAattgataaaaatttgtatCATCTACCATATAATATAATGCAAATTTTGAACTCTATTAATAATGGTGAGGTAGCGAGTAGCGGCGACTAACACAATCTAAAATTGCGTTTTCATTCTTATTAAGAAGTCCAAATTGGCCCATTATAATCTCCTTAAAGCCCATCATGTAACCTTATACGGTCGATTCGACCGACACGCGAAAGAGACGACGACGAGTGACGAAGCAGCGATGGGGAAAACATCGGGAGCGAAACAGGCGACTGTGGTGGTAGCAGCGTTAGCGTTCGGGTGGTTAGCCATAGAGATCGCTTTCAAGCCTTTCCTCGACAAATTCCGCTCCTCCATTGACCAATCTGACCCATCCAAAGACCCGGATGACTTCGAATCCGACGCCGCCGCCGCTACTACTAAGACCCCGTCCGACGAGGGTttgtaaaattagggtttttggctTTGCTGATTTCAATCTATATCTGTTTCGTGTATTGATGAATCTTTTGGTTTAGTatgtaccaaaaaaaatcaaaaacagttGCGTTACTCTATTGtcctaatgtttttttttttggaaatttctgCTATAATCTTGAATCTATGATTGTTCAATTGCATAACAAGAAGCCTTAATCTCTAACAAATACTTAATATATGTTCTGTTACACCTTTTAGAAACTGTTTGTATCTAGTTTCAAGGTCAGAGTCAGAACCGTCAAGATAGAAGACGAGACTATGAATCCAATTACCATGAACTGACTCGTTTTCTTTACTCATTTTTGCTATAATCTTGAATCTATGATTGTTTTAAGTTCATATCGAGAAGCCTTAATCTAACCAATGCTTCAAGATGGTAAACCTGACAATTACAAGATTGGTTTTACATGGTAACCATATAAGATATATGCAGAGGGAGACGACCATAACTTCAAAAGTCATGgggattttttaattttgtaagaCATATAAGATAGATGTGTCAGATTGATTGAGTTACATCTTTTgttactaaacaaaacaaaaaaaaaaaaactattacgTTTTGTCCTAACACCTTTGTAGTTAACAGAGATATCTATGTTCTCGTGAAAATCTATGATCTACATTTTGTAATGTATCTGATCTACACCGAGCTCAAACAATGATAAGAAGACATCATTTTggtacaaaagaaaacaaaaataattatgtttgtttgtcCTAACACCATTGTAGTTAACATAGATGTCTATGTTCTCGTGGAAGCTATGGTTTTGCATTTTGTAATGTATCTGATTTACACCGAGCTCAAACAATGATAAGAAGACATCATTTTggtacaaaagaaaacaaaaataactatCTATGTTTGTCTTAACACCTTTGTAGTTAACATAGATGTCTCTGTTCTCGTGAAAAGCTATGATCTACATTTTGTAATGTATCTGATCTACACCGAGTTCAAACAATGATAAGAAGACATCTTTTTggtacaaaacaaaacaagataacTATGTTTGTTTGTCTTAACACCTTTGTAGTTAACATAGATGTATATGTTCTCGTAAAAAGCTTTGATTTGCATTTTGTATTGTCTTTGCTCTACACCGAGTTCaaacaaatgataaaaagaCACTGAAGGAGctttcactgttttttttttcatacattgagAGACGACGGCTTAAACTAAACACCTCTCTCAATGGATACTtacttagaagttagaacacaCAGACTTCTCACTGTTTGAAGTATGATGATTATATTCTTCAGTGATCAATATCAGATTTGAAATTTTCCTTGACATCAAGGATTCAGATGATCTCATCGTTATCATCTGTAATTGCAAGAGTTTTCAATACATGCTTTAAGTCTTAATCATCAGGTTTATCTTCCAATGACTCAACTaacccttttattttttaattatgcctCAAACCATtgtttgataataataataataatcgcCCCATTTCATACTCTAGCTTTTCTACACATAAATCCCAAACAGTGACTAAAAGATGAGATGGACATGtcactgttttcttttttttttctatttataaatgaaatatagCATTTTGATGCAGTAAACTACTAAAATCATACCAAGTAGGATAAAAATCTGTAAA from Camelina sativa cultivar DH55 chromosome 9, Cs, whole genome shotgun sequence encodes:
- the LOC104711791 gene encoding RNA-binding protein CP33, chloroplastic-like; this translates as MISAYCSSAVAVSAAATASSFNPLFTSHSNLRLFYRFTPKSFKLVANFPNRLILHSNTRRHRFFCTADTEANSAESEIEASLEEDDDDVEDEGEEEVEDEEDADEKQTTEASVEEGRLYVGNLPYTITSSELSQIFGEAGNVVDVQIVYDKVTDRSRGFGFVTMGTIEEAKEAIQMFNTSQIGGRTVKVNFPEVPRGGEREVMRTKIRDNNRSYVDSPHKIYARNLGWNLTSQGLKDAFGDQPGVLGAKVIYERNTGRSRGFGFISFESGEDVQSALATMNGVEVEGRALRLNLASERQKPTVSPPTVEEGVTEEASLESSEVLTNVST
- the LOC104711790 gene encoding putative deoxyribonuclease TATDN1 — its product is MASLKMIDIAVNFTDGMFKGLYHGKNCHVPDIATVLNRAWSAGVDRIIVTGGSLEESREALAIAETDGRLFCTVGVHPTRCNEFEESGDPEKHYQDLFSLAKEGMQKGKVVAIGECGLDYDRLQFCPVDIQKKYFEKQFELAYATKLPMFLHMRAAAEDFCEIVERNKDRFSGGVAHSFTGSALDRDKLLSFDQMYLGVNGGSLKTAENLDVMKGIPVERMMIETDSPYCDIKNTHAGMKFVKSTWPSKKKEKYDQESLVKGRNEPCLVRQVLEVVAGYKGLGDISQVSSTLYHNTCRVFFPQDLDAAADAILSGNNETD
- the LOC104711792 gene encoding syntaxin-122 encodes the protein MNDLLSRSFKSSVANDSSPPHSHSIEMPKTKNSAGGTGHGGNNLDKFYHDVEEVNEDLKELDRLCHNLRSSHEQSKTLHNAKAVKELKGKMDADVSAALKTATRVKGNLEALDRANEVNRGLPECGPGSSSDRQRTSVVNGLRKKLKDAMENFNRVRETISTEYRETIMRMYFTVTGENPDEATVDRLISTGESETFLQKAIQEQGRGRILDTINEIQERHDAVKDIEKSLNELHQVFLDMAVLVVHQGEQLDDIEGNVKRANSLVRSGADKLVKARFYQKNTRKWTCCAILLLIMIVVLVVVFTVRPWESDGGGGGGSPRQATPVQALPPPPPSVNRRLLR
- the LOC109126522 gene encoding outer envelope membrane protein 7, which gives rise to MGKTSGAKQATVVVAALAFGWLAIEIAFKPFLDKFRSSIDQSDPSKDPDDFESDAAAATTKTPSDEGL